GTCGTCGACGGCGTACCGGCTCAAAATGACAACCCGTTGTCTACCATCAATCCAAAAGATATTGCCAGTGTCAGTGTCTTAAAGGATGCGGCTTCTACTGCTATGTACGGTTCACGTGGGGCCAATGGGGTAGTTTTGATCACAACGAAGAACGGGAGTAAAGGAAAAACGAAAGTTTCTTTTGAAGGCCGTTGGGGTGTTAATCAGTGTGGACCATACCAATTCGATAAGATTGACAATCCGAAAGATTATTATGAATATGCCTGGCAAGCCATCTACAATGCGTATCGTTATGGTGTTGCCGGATCCGGGGTTTCCAAAAATTACACAACAAACGTGCAAACCCCGAATCATACGGCTGCTGAAGCCGGACAATTTGCCAGCGCTCACTTGTTCGATTATAATAATTCGGAAACCAATTTCACTCGCAACGCATTAGGCAACTGGATGTTATACAATGTTCCGGGAGCCATTTATACGAAAACAGGTCTTGGTGCGACAGCCAGTTCGACAATGTCAGGAGCTTACCTGGTCAATCCCGATGGCAAACTGAATCCGGGTGCACAATTGCTTTACAACGACAATTATGATAAGTATTTATTGGAGAGCAAATTGCGGCAGGAATACAATGTTTCAGCAAGTGGAGGTACCGATAAAGTGGATTATTTTATTTCGTTGGGTTATTTGGAAGATCCTTCCTATATCCGCGGTTCACAATTTTCGCGTTACAGCGGACGTACCAATATCAACGCGCAATTGTATGATTGGTTAAAAGTGGGCACCAACATCGGTTATTCAAACCGCTCAACACAATCTACTGCAACGCGTTATGGCCGTAACCCCGGATCGGCGGTTGCCAACCCTTTCCGTTTTATTAATGGGCAGAATCCTTTGACTCAGTTGTATGCCCATGATCAAGCCGGAAATTATATCAATAATGCGGACGGAAGCAAAAAAGTTCATGTCCTTGCAGGAGACACCTGGTCCCCATTAGGATTAACTACTACTTCTCTTTCATCAACAAATATCCTTACCATGTTGGACAAGGATAAAGATGTAAGAAATTCAAGTGACCTGACCACCAGAACCTATGCCGAAGTGAAATTTATGAAAGACTTCAAGTTCACGACCAATCTATCGTACGAAAAATACAATGAAGTACGTACGCGCTATTGGCAAAGCGAAACCGGCCAGGCTCAGGGAACCGGAGCCTTTGGCAAAGCTTACCAAAACGTGACAGTTATGAACACCCAGGAGTTATTGAATTACGGACATGAATTTGGCAAACACCATGTGGATGGTTTGGTAGGTCATGAGTTCAACAAATATACTTTTGAGAACCTGAACTACAATTCGGCTTACGAATTGATTCCCGGCTTTATTTCATTTGCAAACTACGTAGGCCATTATACCGGAGGTACATTTAGTACGCCTGGCGGCAGCGACCAAAGAACCGCAATGGAAAGTTATTTTGGACGTTCCCACTATATTTACGACGATAAATATTATGCAGAGGCTTCCTTACGTCGGGATGGTTCTTCCAAGTTCAAAACCGACGCAACACGTTGGGGAACTTTCTGGGCTGTAGGTGGTGGCTGGAGAATATCCAAAGAAACCTTCATGGAAAACACTAAAAATTGGTTAAACAACCTGAAACTGCGTACTAATTATGGTGTTATTGGTAACCAAAACGGTATCGGAATGTATTCAGGCTATCAGACATGGGGATACGGAGCTATCTATACCTCAACAACTGCCGGTAACGGTATTCCTGCAAGTTACACATTAGGAAAAGGTGGTTTTGTCAACGATGGTTTAACCTGGGAAAACACGAAGACCTTTGATGTTGGTTTAGATTTCACCTTGTTCGATCGCGTACATGGTACGATCGATTATTTTAACAAAAACACAGACAATGCCGTTTGGGATCAACCGATTGCACTTTCACTCGGTCAGGGAAGTTTGCAAAAGAACTCAGCAAGAATCCAAAATAAAGGAATCGAAATTGAAGTAGATGTAGACATTATCAAAAGTAAAGACATCTATTGGAATGTTTCAACGAACGGAACCGCTTTTACCACTAAATTGATGGCTGTGCCTAAAGGTGTAGGTGCAACAGGAGATGGTACCTGGACTGCAACAGCCGATGCATGGTCTGCATCCGGAGGCGGCGCTTCTTCAGGTATTACCTACTTGCGTGGCGTGGGAAAAGATTATTACAACTTGTATATGTTTAAATATGCCGGCGTTGATCAAAATACCGGACTTCCGCTCTTTTATCATAAAGTGACGGAAGCTGATCATACTGCCGGATTATACTCGGCTGTGACCGTGGGTGGTGATGCAGAAACAACCAACTATTCTACAGCATCCCGTTACGAATTGGGTAGTGCGATTCCTAAATGGATAGGTGGTTTCAACACAACATTTAAATACAAGAACTTTGACTTTACTGCAGCGTTAGCCTATCAATTAGGCGGAAAATTTTTTAGTACTGATTATGGCAATAGTCTCTACAATAGTGAATATGTTGGTTCTGCCTTGTCTGCTGAATTAATCGGAAATACCTGGACCCCGGAGAATACAGGCGCAAAATTCCCTATGGCTATGTATAGGAACTCGTACACTGACGGAGCCACATTTGGAAGTTGGTTGTACACTGATATGGCACTGTTCAGCGCTTCTTATATGGATATCAAGAATATGACTGTTGGTTATACGTTTCCTAAAACGATGTTGAAGAAAACAAAAATCAACGCCCTGCGTCTGTATATGTCTGTTGATAACATATTTATGCTGACCTCACATTCAGGCATTGATCCGCGTATGTCGTTGGTTGGAGGCTTGGAAGTAGGCGCTTATTCCTATCCTTCCATGCGTACAATTTCATTCGGCGTGAACCTGGATTTATAACAAACTTTAAAAATTAGTCAAGATGAAAAAGTATATAATAGGAATTGCATTTATTGCAAGCTTGATTATGGCTTCGTGTGCGGGTCAATTGGAAATAGCGCCGCCCACTGCCATTACTGATGAACAAATTAAAACGATATTGGCTTCCGGAGATACAGTAAAGATCAAACTGGTCCTGGAAAGTATGGCCAACACGATGCCAAATCTATTCAATACAAGTGGTATCAGCGGGGGCGGAACAGCTGACGGGCGTTATCGTTCATGCCAGGGAATGGATTGTATGCGTAACCTGGAAGGGAATGACATCGTATTCGGCAATAAAAACCTAAGTATTTTTGGTGGGGACGAATATTTTCTGCGTGATTTCATATCCGCCTCTGTTGACAAAAATGCTTACTATTGGACTCAGGAATGGGCCATTATCACTGCTGTCAATAAGATGTTGCTCTATCTGGATGATGCAACGGTAGGGAACAATGCCAAATTGAAAGAGTACAAAGCAAGAGGTCTGGTAGCCCGTGCGTATGCATACAACTACCTGATGGAGAACTATCAGGATTCTTATCTACAGGGTGGAAAAGACAAATTAGGCCTTATGCTGTACGATTCCTATTCTCCAACACAACCTTACAAAGCGCGTGCTACTGCTACAGAAACATATGATTTTATCAAGAAAGACCTGACAACTGCCGTTTTGCTGTTCAATTCTGCGGGCAAAGGATACACAACCACAGTACTTACGGACATTGATTTAGGTGTCGCAAATTTTGTACTGGCAAGGGTATCGCTGATAACAGGCGATTGGGCGACAGTCCTTACTGCTTGCAATGGAATTTTGAGCAGTTACCTTACTCTGATGGGAGAAAATGTGTATGGCGGTACTAAAAATGTAAGTACCACGAACGTTCCGGAAATTCGCCCTGAAACAAACGGATTTCTTTACAACAATGTAAATCCGGAAGTCATTTTGGGGTGGCCTGTTGGTCAGGCACTCACCGCCCATAATGGTTGGATGAACCCGTTTAGTGAAGGAAGCGGTGGTTTGGGCGAAGGATTTGAACGGATTGACAACCGTCTTTATAATAAAATAGACAATAACGACTATCGCAAGAATTGCTTTTTGGCAAACGACTTTGGAGATTATGCCTATCCCACTGCCGGTACGGTAAAATTCATTCCGGCCTATACAAATATGAAATTTGCCGCTACCCACGGCATCGGAACCAACGACAAGAAAAATGTCGGAACCGTTACCTGTTACTACATGCGTACTTCTGAAGTGTACCTGATGAAAGCCGAAGCTCAGGCCCAGTCTGGTGATGCAAATGGTGCTAAAACCACCCTGAATATCTTACTTGGCGCCCGTACAAAGGCAGGTTCACCTAAATTGACCTGTGATACCTATTCTGGTATGGCCGGTTTAAATCCATTGCAAATGGTTCAATTACAAACCCGTATAGAAATGTGGGGTGAAGGTGGACGCGAATACTTTAACAACAAACGTTGGGGTATTGCTGTAGATCGGACAAGTTCTGCCAACCACGTTGATAAAAGTACTTATAGTGTAGCGAAAATGACACTGCAAATTCCGGAAGTAGAGACATTGTACAATCCTCTGTGTAAGCAGAATTAAGCTGTATAGTTTAGTATTTTAGTATTGGGCGGAGCATTTCGCTCCGCTCAATCTTTTAAGCCAGGCAATCTTTTTTTGTTCTGTTGAGGAACGATTGCCTAACTTTTTATTCCCCTGCAAATACATAAACTCTCATTGATGCTATATTGTTATGAGTCTAATAAAGAAACGCTTATTCCGTTTTGCCTTTTTATTGTTTTCCGGA
This window of the Lentimicrobiaceae bacterium genome carries:
- a CDS encoding TonB-dependent receptor; translated protein: MKLIIVLICFAGLLSSMGETYAQSTKLSMNLKDVAVKEILQKIEDQTEFSFMYDNNKIDVSRKVDLVVEEKTIDVILSQLFSKEKVNYETIDRHIILMPSGSPLSAEQVGKKVTGKVTDQTGVSLPGVSVVVKGTTFGVITDTNGDFSLTNVPENGVLQFSFVGMKRLEVSVTGKRTVNVSMVEETIGLEEVVAIAYGTIKKKDLTGAISTVDSKLVATQANSTITRALEGAVAGLQVSAIDGQPGLDMGIRIRGLGTASQNNSNALVVVDGVPAQNDNPLSTINPKDIASVSVLKDAASTAMYGSRGANGVVLITTKNGSKGKTKVSFEGRWGVNQCGPYQFDKIDNPKDYYEYAWQAIYNAYRYGVAGSGVSKNYTTNVQTPNHTAAEAGQFASAHLFDYNNSETNFTRNALGNWMLYNVPGAIYTKTGLGATASSTMSGAYLVNPDGKLNPGAQLLYNDNYDKYLLESKLRQEYNVSASGGTDKVDYFISLGYLEDPSYIRGSQFSRYSGRTNINAQLYDWLKVGTNIGYSNRSTQSTATRYGRNPGSAVANPFRFINGQNPLTQLYAHDQAGNYINNADGSKKVHVLAGDTWSPLGLTTTSLSSTNILTMLDKDKDVRNSSDLTTRTYAEVKFMKDFKFTTNLSYEKYNEVRTRYWQSETGQAQGTGAFGKAYQNVTVMNTQELLNYGHEFGKHHVDGLVGHEFNKYTFENLNYNSAYELIPGFISFANYVGHYTGGTFSTPGGSDQRTAMESYFGRSHYIYDDKYYAEASLRRDGSSKFKTDATRWGTFWAVGGGWRISKETFMENTKNWLNNLKLRTNYGVIGNQNGIGMYSGYQTWGYGAIYTSTTAGNGIPASYTLGKGGFVNDGLTWENTKTFDVGLDFTLFDRVHGTIDYFNKNTDNAVWDQPIALSLGQGSLQKNSARIQNKGIEIEVDVDIIKSKDIYWNVSTNGTAFTTKLMAVPKGVGATGDGTWTATADAWSASGGGASSGITYLRGVGKDYYNLYMFKYAGVDQNTGLPLFYHKVTEADHTAGLYSAVTVGGDAETTNYSTASRYELGSAIPKWIGGFNTTFKYKNFDFTAALAYQLGGKFFSTDYGNSLYNSEYVGSALSAELIGNTWTPENTGAKFPMAMYRNSYTDGATFGSWLYTDMALFSASYMDIKNMTVGYTFPKTMLKKTKINALRLYMSVDNIFMLTSHSGIDPRMSLVGGLEVGAYSYPSMRTISFGVNLDL
- a CDS encoding RagB/SusD family nutrient uptake outer membrane protein, which encodes MKKYIIGIAFIASLIMASCAGQLEIAPPTAITDEQIKTILASGDTVKIKLVLESMANTMPNLFNTSGISGGGTADGRYRSCQGMDCMRNLEGNDIVFGNKNLSIFGGDEYFLRDFISASVDKNAYYWTQEWAIITAVNKMLLYLDDATVGNNAKLKEYKARGLVARAYAYNYLMENYQDSYLQGGKDKLGLMLYDSYSPTQPYKARATATETYDFIKKDLTTAVLLFNSAGKGYTTTVLTDIDLGVANFVLARVSLITGDWATVLTACNGILSSYLTLMGENVYGGTKNVSTTNVPEIRPETNGFLYNNVNPEVILGWPVGQALTAHNGWMNPFSEGSGGLGEGFERIDNRLYNKIDNNDYRKNCFLANDFGDYAYPTAGTVKFIPAYTNMKFAATHGIGTNDKKNVGTVTCYYMRTSEVYLMKAEAQAQSGDANGAKTTLNILLGARTKAGSPKLTCDTYSGMAGLNPLQMVQLQTRIEMWGEGGREYFNNKRWGIAVDRTSSANHVDKSTYSVAKMTLQIPEVETLYNPLCKQN